Genomic DNA from Paracoccus sp. MBLB3053:
CGGCAGCTATACCGAGAGCACCTTCCGCGAGAACTGCAGCGATTTCGGGCGGGTCAAATTGCGCCAGAAGGTTGCGGTGGACATGTCAGGTCGCACCACTGAAAGCACCATGATCGGCCAGAAGGTCACGATGCCCGTCGGGCTTGCACCGGTCGGTCTGACCGGGATGCAATCGGCCGATGGCGAGATCAAGGCGGCACAGGCTGCCAAGAAGTTCGGCGTCCCCTTCACGCTATCAACAATGTCGATCTGTTCGATCGAAGACGTGGCCGAGGCGACGCAGCACCCGTTCTGGTTCCAGCTTTACGTGATGCGCGATCAGGAATTCCTGGAAGGTATCATCGAACGGGCCAAGCGCGCGAATTGTTCGGCCCTCGTGCTGACGCTGGATCTTCAGATCCTGGGCCAGCGCCACAAGGACCTGAAGAACGGGCTTTCGGCGCCGCCGAAGATGACCCTGCCGGTCATGCTGGACCTCGCGACGAAATGGCGCTGGGGTATCGAGATGCTGCAGACCAAGCGGCGTTCTTTCGGCAATATCGTGGGTCACGCCAAGGGTGTCGGAGACACCTCTTCGCTGATGAGCTGGACCGCCGAGCAGTTCGACCCACAGCTTGACTGGGGCAAGATCGCCCGCATTCGCGACATGTGGGGTGGCAAGCTGATCCTGAAAGGCATCAACGACCCGGAGGACGCCCGTATCGCCGCCGACTTCGGGGCCGACGCGATCGTGGTCAGCAATCACGGGGGCCGCCAGCTTGACGGCGCAGCCAGTTCGATCCGTATGCTGCCCGAGATCGTCAGCGCGGTCGGTGACCAGATCGAGATCCATCTCGACAGCGGTATCCGCTCGGGGCAGGACGTGCTCAAGGCACTCGCGCTTGGCGCCCATGCGACCTATATCGGGCGCGCCTTCATCTATGGGCTTGGCGCGATGGGAGAAGCCGGCGTCACCAAGGCACTGGAAGTTATCCGCAAGGAACTCGACATCTCGATGGCGCTTTGCGGCGAACGCGACGTGAAGAAGCTCGGTCGCCACAATCTTCTTGTGCCCAAGGACTTCCTTGAACCCTATCTTTGATCTGCACGAAGGGTCTGCCATGCGGACCCTTCACCGCCAGACGCTTGGCTCCGCGCCCCGCCAAGCCGCCTTGGCAGGATCGTCCTGGCCCGGCTCAGCGCGATGCTGCCAAGTATCGGCATCACGACCCCGACCGCGAAGAAGACCGCGACGCTGTTGATGCCGAGAAAATGCTGAACAGCGATGATGAAGAAGATGTGCAGAAAGTAGATGCTGGCCGACCAGGAACTTAGATCGACCGGGAGCCGGGGCAGCGTCGTG
This window encodes:
- a CDS encoding alpha-hydroxy acid oxidase → MPVITCIDDLKAIYRRRVPKMFYDYAESGSYTESTFRENCSDFGRVKLRQKVAVDMSGRTTESTMIGQKVTMPVGLAPVGLTGMQSADGEIKAAQAAKKFGVPFTLSTMSICSIEDVAEATQHPFWFQLYVMRDQEFLEGIIERAKRANCSALVLTLDLQILGQRHKDLKNGLSAPPKMTLPVMLDLATKWRWGIEMLQTKRRSFGNIVGHAKGVGDTSSLMSWTAEQFDPQLDWGKIARIRDMWGGKLILKGINDPEDARIAADFGADAIVVSNHGGRQLDGAASSIRMLPEIVSAVGDQIEIHLDSGIRSGQDVLKALALGAHATYIGRAFIYGLGAMGEAGVTKALEVIRKELDISMALCGERDVKKLGRHNLLVPKDFLEPYL